In Gammaproteobacteria bacterium, the genomic stretch AGGCGCTCCATGAAGCGCTTGAAGATGGCGGTCACCGAGCTGAAGTTGGTGGGCGAGGCGAGGACATAGGCATCGGCCCCTTCGATCTTGTCCACCAGGTCCCGCATGCCGTCGTGCTGTACACACTCGCCTGGGGCCTCACCGGGATGCTGGGTGCACTCCCGGCAATTGAGACAGAATTCGATCGGGTAATCCCGCAGCAGGACCACCTCGACCTCGGCGCCGGCCGCCCGCGCGGCGTCCACCACTGCGTCAACCGCCTGGTCGGTGATGCCGTCGTCGCGGTAGGATCCATTGATCGCAAGTATTCTGGTCATGATGACCGATTGTAACGCCGTAGACGTATCCCTCGGTACGGTATCTCTCGTCCCACATTTTCAATTCCAGCCGGCCGGTCAAACTAGAGGTGACGGCGGACCTGCACCACACCCGGATCCTGCGGGTCATGCGTGATACGGAAATCCAACCTGCCGCAGAGTTTCAGCATCTTGCTGTTGTTGGCCAGCACCTCACCCTCCATGATCTCTATGCCGCGATCGCGTGCGACGGTCATCAACCGGTGCATCAACTGGCGTCCGATCCCCATGTTCTGCCATTCGTCCGCGACCGTCAGGGCGAATTCGCAGGATTGCCGGTCCGGGTTGCGGACATAACGCACGACGCCCAGGATCTGCGCCTCGGGGGTCCCTTCCTTGAAGACCGCGATCAGGGCCATCTCCTGATCATAGTCAATCTGCGTGAAGCGCGCCAGCATCTGCGGGGTCAACTTATCCAGCCCCTGCATGAACCGAAAGTACCGGCTCTCCGCCGACAGGTTGGTCACGAAGCTCTGCTCTTTTTCCGCGTCCTCCGGCCGGATGGGCCGGATCGAGATCTCGGTACCGTCGGGCAACTGCCAGAAGGACTTCAGTTCGGATGGATAGGGGTGAACGGCCATGTGTCCATAACGCCCGACGCCGACCTCCGGGCGTCCGACCATGATCCGCGCGTCGACGGCAACGACTCCGTCTTCATCCGCAAGGAGGGGGTTGATGTCCAGCTCGCAGACCTCGGGCAATTCACAGGCGATCTCCGAGACGCGTTGCAGGACATCGATGACCTGGGAAAGGTCCACGGCCGGCAGATTCCGGAATTCCCCCAGGAAGCGCGCGATGCGGGTCCGCTGGATCAGATCCATGCTGAGGTATTCGTTCAGGGGAGGCAGGGCGA encodes the following:
- a CDS encoding flavodoxin family protein; its protein translation is MTRILAINGSYRDDGITDQAVDAVVDAARAAGAEVEVVLLRDYPIEFCLNCRECTQHPGEAPGECVQHDGMRDLVDKIEGADAYVLASPTNFSSVTAIFKRFMERLVVYAYWPWDMNAPKFRKADTPKKPALLVSSCAAPGAMGHWLYGTRKQLEMTAKTIGARPVGTLFTGLVSKAPHPELSERVRSRAASLAMKLVRSP